One window of the Amycolatopsis mediterranei genome contains the following:
- a CDS encoding LacI family DNA-binding transcriptional regulator has translation MTVPRQTATSSASGHATRRRGPSMADVAREAGVSGQTVSRVANGKTNVDDATRERVLAAMRRVGYRPNSAARALRNGQFRSIGVIISALPTFGNSRTLDAIAAAVVPEGFSIILMPVTRPTQGEVTGAFSTLNEQAVDGVIILIEQHQLDQSEIELPHGLPVVVIDSSARYDYPVVDNDQADGAARATSHLLSLGHSTVWHIAGPPQSYSAERRRKSWQATLERAGRPVPPVVVGDWSPESGYQAGLRLAADPTVTAVFAANDQMALGLLRALHETGRGVPSEVSVVGFDDMEESAHFWPPLTTIRQSFEAVGRHAVEALLTEIETGAEAGEPVLLPTELVIRSSTAPPPA, from the coding sequence GTGACCGTGCCGCGCCAGACAGCGACCTCGTCCGCATCCGGCCACGCCACCCGGCGCCGGGGGCCGTCGATGGCGGACGTGGCCCGCGAGGCGGGCGTGTCGGGCCAGACGGTCTCGCGCGTCGCGAACGGCAAGACCAATGTGGACGACGCCACGCGCGAGCGGGTCCTGGCCGCGATGCGCCGGGTCGGCTACCGGCCGAACAGCGCCGCCCGCGCCCTGCGCAACGGCCAGTTCCGCAGCATCGGCGTGATCATTTCGGCGCTACCGACGTTCGGCAACAGCCGCACGCTCGACGCCATCGCGGCCGCGGTCGTCCCGGAGGGGTTCTCGATCATCTTGATGCCGGTGACGCGCCCGACCCAGGGCGAGGTGACGGGAGCGTTCAGCACGCTCAACGAGCAGGCCGTCGACGGCGTGATCATCCTGATCGAGCAGCACCAGCTCGACCAAAGCGAGATCGAACTGCCGCACGGGCTCCCGGTGGTGGTGATCGATTCCAGCGCCCGCTACGACTACCCGGTGGTGGACAACGACCAGGCCGACGGAGCGGCGAGGGCGACCAGCCACCTGCTTTCGCTGGGGCACTCGACGGTCTGGCACATCGCGGGCCCGCCGCAGTCGTATTCGGCGGAGCGCCGCCGAAAGTCGTGGCAGGCCACATTGGAGCGGGCGGGCCGCCCGGTACCCCCGGTCGTGGTCGGCGACTGGTCACCGGAGTCGGGCTACCAGGCGGGCTTGAGGCTGGCCGCGGACCCGACGGTGACGGCGGTCTTCGCGGCGAACGACCAGATGGCGCTGGGTCTGCTGCGCGCGTTGCACGAGACTGGTCGCGGTGTGCCGTCCGAAGTGAGCGTGGTCGGCTTCGACGACATGGAGGAGTCGGCCCACTTCTGGCCTCCGTTGACGACGATCCGCCAGTCCTTCGAGGCGGTGGGCCGCCACGCGGTGGAGGCCCTGTTGACCGAAATCGAGACGGGCGCCGAAGCCGGCGAACCGGTCCTGCTCCCGACGGAGCTGGTCATCCGTTCGAGCACCGCCCCACCCCCGGCTTGA
- a CDS encoding QsdR family transcriptional regulator — MTVSTDDIVRHAARLLMAGTRLDLGRMAAELGISRTTFFRRVGNRDDLMGAGLRLLSDRTWQRALDGWRAGHGDAVRTPEGRLRCLWVMEEYRREVAGSDGMRKLIEAESAVALRVLTDPRGAVQPGLVDAHVELFRADADAAGLAPLVGLPDLAFAVVRLGESFLYSDVLAARSVDLTVATTLVDTLVRGALEPVRVH; from the coding sequence GTGACCGTCTCGACCGACGACATCGTCCGGCACGCGGCCCGGCTGCTGATGGCCGGGACCCGCCTCGACCTCGGCCGGATGGCGGCCGAGCTCGGGATTTCGCGCACCACGTTCTTCCGGCGCGTCGGCAACCGCGACGACCTCATGGGCGCCGGGCTGCGGCTGCTGTCCGACCGGACCTGGCAGCGCGCGCTCGACGGCTGGCGCGCCGGGCACGGCGACGCGGTCCGCACGCCGGAAGGCCGGCTGCGCTGCCTGTGGGTCATGGAGGAGTACCGCCGCGAGGTCGCCGGCAGCGACGGGATGCGCAAGCTGATCGAGGCGGAGTCGGCGGTCGCCTTGCGCGTGCTGACCGACCCGCGCGGCGCCGTCCAGCCCGGGCTGGTCGACGCGCACGTCGAGCTGTTCCGGGCCGACGCCGACGCCGCCGGGCTGGCTCCGCTGGTCGGCCTGCCGGACCTGGCGTTCGCGGTCGTCCGGCTCGGCGAGTCGTTCCTCTACTCCGACGTCCTGGCCGCCCGGTCGGTGGACCTGACCGTCGCGACGACACTGGTGGACACCCTGGTGCGCGGGGCCCTGGAGCCGGTCCGCGTTCACTGA
- a CDS encoding alpha/beta hydrolase family protein encodes MSALTSQPTSSGSSEKIPRLRGWRAKAAGVVLAALALTTGVAAPAPAAANPYERGPDPTTASIEATSGSFATSTVTVSRLAVSGFGGGTIYYPTTTTAGTFGALSIAPGFTATQSSIAWLGPRLASQGFVVFTIDTLTTSDQPDSRGRQLLASLDYLTQQSSVRSRIDSTRLGVVGHSMGGGGTLEAARSRPTLQAAVPLTAWDLTKNWSTLQVPTLVVGAQSDTVAPVASHSIPFYTSLPSTLDRAYLELRGASHFAPNSPNTTIAKYTLSWLKRFIDNDTRYEQFLCPIPSTSLSISDYRGNCPHNG; translated from the coding sequence ATGTCCGCACTCACCAGCCAGCCGACGTCGTCCGGCTCGAGTGAGAAAATTCCCCGCCTCCGTGGGTGGCGCGCCAAGGCCGCCGGCGTGGTCCTGGCCGCGCTGGCGCTGACCACCGGGGTCGCCGCGCCGGCGCCCGCCGCCGCGAACCCCTACGAGCGGGGTCCCGACCCCACCACCGCCAGCATCGAAGCCACCAGCGGCTCGTTCGCGACGAGCACCGTGACGGTGTCGCGGCTGGCCGTCTCCGGCTTCGGCGGCGGCACCATCTACTACCCGACGACCACGACCGCCGGCACGTTCGGCGCCCTCTCCATCGCGCCCGGCTTCACCGCGACCCAGTCGAGCATCGCCTGGCTGGGCCCGCGCCTGGCGTCGCAGGGCTTCGTGGTGTTCACCATCGACACGCTGACCACGAGCGACCAGCCCGACAGCCGCGGCAGGCAGTTGCTGGCCTCGCTGGACTACCTGACCCAGCAGAGCTCGGTGCGGTCGCGCATCGACAGCACCCGGCTCGGCGTCGTCGGGCACTCCATGGGTGGCGGCGGCACCCTCGAAGCGGCGCGGTCACGGCCGACGCTGCAGGCCGCGGTGCCCCTGACCGCCTGGGACCTGACGAAGAACTGGTCGACGCTGCAGGTGCCGACGCTCGTCGTCGGGGCGCAATCGGACACCGTCGCGCCGGTGGCGTCGCACTCGATCCCGTTCTACACCAGCCTCCCGTCTACTTTGGACCGCGCGTACCTGGAGTTGCGTGGGGCCAGCCACTTCGCGCCGAACTCGCCGAACACGACGATTGCGAAGTACACCCTGTCGTGGCTCAAGCGGTTCATCGACAACGACACCCGCTACGAACAGTTCCTCTGCCCGATCCCGAGCACCAGCCTGTCCATTTCGGACTACCGCGGCAACTGCCCGCACAACGGTTAG
- a CDS encoding NAD(P)-dependent alcohol dehydrogenase produces the protein MKALVQHVYGAASSLVLEDVPEPVPGEGEVLVRVRATSVNPYDWHFMRGEPYVARLMTGGFGLRRPPVGVLGCDLAGRVETAGTRFAPGDDVYALLPRGAHAEYVCVREDLLAPMPANLTHEQAAAMPMAAVTALVALRGVEAGQRVLVNGASGGVGTFAVQLAKALGAQVDAVCGAANAEMVRSLGAGHVFDYRAEDFTRSGRGYDVVLDIAGSRSVFACRRVLARDGTFVAVGGPAGRWVQPAGHVFSALASGPLARRRVVLADAVACADKAAALGELAGMVERGAVTPVIDRSYPFDDLREAFAYQEAGHARGKVVVTIGAPA, from the coding sequence ATGAAAGCCCTGGTCCAGCACGTGTACGGTGCGGCTTCGAGCCTGGTCCTCGAAGACGTGCCGGAGCCCGTCCCCGGCGAAGGTGAGGTCCTGGTCCGGGTGCGCGCGACATCGGTCAACCCGTACGACTGGCACTTCATGAGAGGCGAGCCGTACGTGGCCCGCCTGATGACCGGGGGCTTCGGCCTCCGCCGTCCACCGGTGGGCGTCCTCGGGTGTGACCTGGCCGGCCGGGTCGAGACGGCCGGGACGAGGTTCGCACCCGGCGACGACGTCTACGCGCTCCTGCCGCGGGGTGCGCACGCCGAGTACGTCTGCGTGCGCGAGGACCTGCTGGCACCGATGCCGGCGAACCTCACGCACGAGCAGGCGGCGGCGATGCCGATGGCGGCGGTGACGGCGCTGGTGGCCTTGCGGGGTGTCGAAGCCGGGCAGCGGGTGCTGGTCAACGGCGCTTCCGGCGGCGTCGGCACGTTCGCTGTCCAGCTGGCGAAGGCGCTCGGTGCCCAGGTCGATGCGGTGTGCGGCGCGGCCAACGCCGAGATGGTGCGCTCACTCGGGGCCGGCCACGTCTTCGACTACCGGGCGGAGGACTTCACCCGCAGCGGCCGTGGCTACGACGTGGTGCTGGACATCGCGGGCAGCCGTTCGGTATTCGCCTGCCGGCGGGTGCTCGCCCGCGACGGCACGTTCGTCGCCGTCGGCGGCCCGGCGGGGCGCTGGGTCCAGCCCGCCGGGCACGTCTTCTCCGCCCTGGCCTCCGGGCCATTGGCGCGAAGGCGCGTGGTCTTGGCGGACGCCGTGGCCTGCGCCGACAAGGCGGCGGCCCTCGGCGAGCTGGCAGGCATGGTGGAGCGCGGCGCGGTCACGCCGGTGATCGACCGGAGCTACCCGTTCGACGACCTGCGTGAGGCGTTCGCCTACCAGGAAGCGGGACACGCCAGGGGAAAGGTGGTGGTGACCATCGGCGCGCCTGCTTGA
- a CDS encoding TetR/AcrR family transcriptional regulator: MTTDARMPLSRERVLRAAVGLADEHGLRALTMRRLAEELGAEAMSLYYHVAKKEDVLDGIVDVVAGEINEAVGRIEAGPDWKTAVRERILAARQVFLRHRWAPGLFETRSSTSTEVLRYFDALVGLMRNGGFSYDLVHHALHALGSRALGFSQELFDPSAGESADVPVDLVWQLPNLVGMLSEIAHDDPHSTLGWCDDQAEFEFGLDVILDGLDRLRTQ; the protein is encoded by the coding sequence GTGACGACCGACGCGCGGATGCCCCTGAGCCGCGAGCGCGTTCTGCGCGCGGCAGTCGGCCTCGCCGACGAACACGGGCTGCGGGCGCTGACGATGCGCCGCCTCGCCGAAGAGCTCGGTGCCGAGGCGATGTCGCTCTACTACCACGTGGCCAAGAAGGAAGACGTGCTCGACGGCATCGTCGACGTCGTGGCCGGCGAGATCAACGAGGCCGTCGGCCGCATCGAGGCGGGCCCGGACTGGAAGACGGCGGTGCGGGAGCGGATCCTGGCCGCGCGGCAGGTGTTCCTCCGGCACCGCTGGGCGCCGGGACTGTTCGAGACGCGGTCGTCGACGAGCACCGAGGTCCTGCGCTACTTCGACGCGCTGGTCGGGTTGATGCGCAACGGCGGGTTCTCCTACGACCTGGTGCACCACGCGCTGCACGCCCTCGGCAGCCGCGCGCTCGGGTTCAGCCAGGAGCTGTTCGACCCCAGCGCCGGCGAGTCGGCCGACGTGCCGGTGGACCTGGTCTGGCAGCTGCCGAACCTGGTGGGGATGCTCAGCGAGATCGCCCACGACGACCCGCACTCGACGCTGGGCTGGTGCGACGACCAGGCCGAGTTCGAATTCGGCCTCGACGTCATCCTCGACGGCCTGGACCGGCTGCGGACGCAGTAG
- a CDS encoding LLM class flavin-dependent oxidoreductase: MSRPLRKLGFLTIGLFDAADPRRGHESTLEIIELGERLGFDSAWVRHRHLQYGISSPVAVLAAASQRTSRIELGTAVIPLGWENPLRLAEDLATVDLLSGGRLNPGLSVGPPMRWDDVKDALYPDTADAEDFSYDRVERLLGFVRGEPATGFSGTQGFEVFSDRVQPQSPGLGDRLWYGGASLRSAQWAGEHRMNFLTSSVVKAEGESTDFAEIQLSHIRAFREHHPAGRISQGLVVIPTDSATPHQRAKYEAYAEKRLPRTAEPQGPARTLFSPDFVGTSAEIAERLHAHKAFREIDEVAFALPFTFEHEDYVQILTDIAERLGPALGRNS, from the coding sequence GTGTCACGACCACTGCGGAAGCTCGGCTTCCTGACCATCGGCCTGTTCGACGCGGCCGACCCGCGCCGGGGCCACGAGTCGACGCTGGAGATCATCGAGCTGGGCGAACGGCTCGGGTTCGACAGCGCCTGGGTACGCCACCGGCACCTGCAGTACGGCATCTCGTCGCCGGTCGCCGTGCTGGCCGCCGCGTCGCAGCGGACCAGCCGGATCGAGCTCGGCACCGCCGTGATCCCGCTCGGCTGGGAGAACCCGCTGCGGCTGGCCGAGGACCTCGCCACCGTCGACCTGCTCTCCGGCGGGCGGCTCAACCCGGGCCTCAGCGTGGGGCCGCCGATGCGCTGGGACGACGTCAAGGACGCCCTCTACCCCGACACCGCCGACGCCGAGGACTTCTCCTACGACCGGGTGGAACGGCTGCTCGGGTTCGTGCGCGGCGAACCGGCCACCGGGTTCAGCGGCACCCAAGGGTTCGAGGTGTTCTCCGACCGGGTCCAGCCGCAGTCGCCCGGGCTCGGCGACCGCCTCTGGTACGGCGGCGCGAGCCTGCGCTCGGCGCAGTGGGCGGGCGAGCACCGGATGAACTTCCTGACCAGCAGCGTGGTCAAGGCCGAAGGCGAGAGCACGGACTTCGCCGAAATCCAGCTCTCGCACATCCGGGCGTTCCGCGAGCACCACCCCGCCGGCCGCATCTCGCAGGGCCTGGTCGTGATCCCGACCGACAGCGCGACGCCGCACCAGCGGGCGAAGTACGAGGCCTACGCCGAAAAGCGCCTGCCCCGCACCGCCGAACCGCAGGGTCCGGCGCGGACGCTGTTCTCCCCCGACTTCGTCGGCACGTCCGCGGAAATCGCCGAGCGGCTGCACGCGCACAAGGCGTTCCGCGAGATCGACGAGGTGGCTTTCGCCCTGCCGTTCACCTTCGAACACGAAGACTACGTGCAGATCCTCACCGACATCGCGGAACGCCTCGGCCCGGCGCTGGGCCGCAATTCCTGA
- a CDS encoding fasciclin domain-containing protein, with protein MTKLRVAGIGVAAVAALSLTACSGSDTASSGSSSSSMAPSSSVPAPSSSMASGAANGVTTNADVFGPACSQLPQGSSPGSLDSMGPQPVASAASTNPLLTKLVAAVKATNLVDTLNSQEAITVFAPADPAFAALGDAKFNELAGKPAELAPILQYHVVGKRYDAKGLATAGSVDTLNTAGGPVKIEGSGDNMTVNGAKILCGNIPTKNATVFVIDKVLTPGTNK; from the coding sequence GTGACCAAGCTCCGTGTCGCCGGTATCGGCGTCGCCGCCGTCGCCGCCCTTTCGCTGACCGCGTGCAGCGGTAGCGACACCGCTTCGTCGGGCAGTTCCAGCAGCTCGATGGCGCCGTCGTCCTCGGTGCCCGCGCCGTCGTCCAGCATGGCTTCCGGTGCCGCCAACGGCGTGACCACCAACGCCGACGTCTTCGGCCCGGCGTGTTCGCAGCTGCCGCAGGGGTCCTCGCCCGGTTCGCTGGACTCGATGGGCCCGCAGCCGGTCGCCTCGGCCGCGTCGACCAACCCGCTGCTGACCAAGCTGGTGGCGGCCGTCAAGGCCACCAACCTGGTCGACACGCTCAACAGCCAGGAGGCCATCACGGTCTTCGCGCCGGCCGACCCGGCGTTCGCCGCGCTGGGCGACGCCAAGTTCAACGAGCTGGCCGGCAAGCCCGCCGAGCTGGCGCCGATCCTGCAGTACCACGTCGTCGGCAAGCGCTACGACGCCAAGGGCCTCGCCACCGCGGGTTCGGTCGACACCCTGAACACCGCCGGTGGTCCGGTGAAGATCGAGGGCTCGGGCGACAACATGACGGTCAACGGCGCGAAGATCCTGTGCGGCAACATCCCCACCAAGAACGCCACGGTCTTCGTCATCGACAAGGTGCTGACGCCGGGCACCAACAAGTAG
- a CDS encoding molybdopterin-dependent oxidoreductase: MLALVAALAAGHLVAGFVGVNASPYLAVGNGAIDLTPVWLKDFAVRTFGTYDKLVLLSGMAVAMVAVAAVAGLLSRRTPVPGLVVITGVGLVGLVAVYARPDLDVVALLAPLASLVAGVATFAFLHRLARREAVSDASRRTVLLAGAGVVVGAGVAGLGGQLLAGSRDATSSREAVGRLVPARTAPMIPADADFAKLGTPPFLTSNTRFYRVDTALSVPQVRTEDWSLRLHGMVDREIRYRYADIRNRPLVERTITMTCVSNEVGGTYVSTANFVGVDLADLLDEAGVRPGAEQLFSSSVDGWTSGSPVAAALDRTRGAMLAIGMNGEPLPIEHGFPARLVIPGLYGYVSATKWVTDLEVTTWGARQAYWLKRGWGREAPIKTESRIDTPKGFETVSSGKVRVAGIAWAQHTGITKVELRMDNGPWREAMLSHEVNVRTWRMWWLEFDVAPGGHQVVCRATDKSGYTQTEMRAGTVPDGATGWHSIAFTAR, from the coding sequence GTGCTGGCGCTCGTGGCGGCCTTGGCGGCGGGGCACCTCGTGGCCGGGTTCGTCGGCGTCAACGCTTCGCCGTACCTGGCGGTCGGCAACGGCGCCATCGACTTGACCCCGGTGTGGCTCAAGGACTTCGCGGTCCGCACCTTCGGCACCTACGACAAGCTGGTGCTGCTGTCCGGGATGGCGGTGGCCATGGTGGCCGTGGCGGCGGTGGCCGGCCTGCTGTCCCGGCGCACGCCGGTGCCGGGGCTGGTGGTGATCACCGGGGTCGGGCTGGTCGGCCTCGTCGCGGTGTACGCGCGGCCCGACCTCGACGTGGTCGCGCTGCTCGCGCCGCTGGCAAGCCTGGTCGCCGGGGTGGCGACGTTCGCCTTCCTGCACCGGCTGGCCCGCCGCGAAGCCGTCTCGGACGCCTCGCGCCGGACGGTGCTGCTGGCGGGCGCCGGTGTCGTCGTCGGGGCCGGGGTCGCGGGCCTCGGCGGGCAGCTGCTCGCCGGCAGCCGGGACGCGACGTCGTCGCGCGAAGCGGTCGGGCGGCTCGTCCCGGCCCGGACCGCGCCGATGATCCCGGCCGACGCCGACTTCGCGAAGCTCGGCACCCCGCCGTTCCTGACGTCCAACACCCGCTTCTACCGGGTCGACACCGCGTTGAGCGTGCCGCAGGTGCGGACCGAGGACTGGAGCCTGCGGCTGCACGGGATGGTCGACCGCGAAATCCGGTACCGCTACGCCGACATCCGCAACCGGCCGCTGGTGGAACGCACGATCACGATGACCTGCGTCTCGAACGAGGTCGGCGGCACCTACGTGTCCACCGCGAACTTCGTCGGCGTCGACCTGGCCGACCTGCTCGACGAGGCCGGCGTGCGGCCCGGCGCCGAGCAGCTCTTTTCGTCCAGTGTGGACGGTTGGACCTCCGGCAGCCCGGTCGCCGCGGCGCTGGACCGGACGCGCGGGGCCATGCTCGCCATCGGCATGAACGGCGAGCCGCTGCCGATCGAGCACGGTTTCCCGGCCCGGCTCGTCATTCCCGGGTTGTACGGCTACGTGTCGGCCACGAAATGGGTGACCGACCTCGAAGTCACCACCTGGGGAGCGCGGCAGGCGTATTGGCTGAAACGCGGTTGGGGCCGGGAAGCGCCGATCAAGACGGAATCGCGGATCGACACGCCCAAGGGGTTTGAAACCGTTTCTTCGGGGAAGGTCCGCGTCGCCGGGATCGCCTGGGCCCAGCACACCGGGATCACGAAGGTCGAGCTGCGCATGGACAACGGCCCGTGGCGCGAAGCCATGCTGTCGCACGAAGTCAACGTGCGCACCTGGCGCATGTGGTGGCTCGAGTTCGACGTCGCACCCGGCGGGCACCAGGTCGTCTGCCGCGCGACCGACAAAAGCGGGTACACGCAGACCGAAATGCGGGCCGGAACCGTCCCCGACGGCGCCACCGGGTGGCACAGCATCGCCTTCACGGCCCGGTGA